A single window of Melospiza georgiana isolate bMelGeo1 chromosome 6, bMelGeo1.pri, whole genome shotgun sequence DNA harbors:
- the ERG28 gene encoding ergosterol biosynthetic protein 28 homolog: protein MSRFLNVLRSWLVMVSVIAAGNTLQSFRDHGFLSEKLYTASPGLVNGLQARTFGVWTLLSSVIRCLCAIDIRNRTLYHITLFTFFLALAHFLSEVFVYHTAALTIGVMAPLMVASFSILGMLIGLQYLEVEELSQNKKKN, encoded by the exons ATGAGCCGGTTCCTGAACGTGCTGCGCAGCTGGCTGGTGATGGTGTCGGTCATCGCCGCCGGGAACACCCTGCAGAGCTTCCGCGATCACGGCTTCCTCTCAGAGAAGCTATACACCGCCAGTCCCGGCCTCG TGAATGGGCTCCAAGCTCGAACCTTCGGCGTCTGGACCCTCCTGTCATCCGTGATCCGCTGCCTCTGCGCAATCGACATCCGTAACAGGAC CCTCTACCACATCACACTCTTTACCTTCTTCTTGGCCCTTGCTCACTTCCTTTCTGAGGTCTTCGTATACCACACTGCAGCCCTGACAATTGGAGTCATGGCACCCCTCATGGTAGCAA GTTTCTCTATTTTGGGGATGTTGATTGGACTGCAGTACCTGGAGGTAGAAGAACTATCacaaaacaagaagaaaaactga